A window of Microbacterium sp. BK668 genomic DNA:
GCCATCGCGCACATCGGCGCGAGTCCGGAGTTCGACGTCGACTTCCACATCCCCACCCAGCGCCGGCAAGGATTCGAGCAGGCGCTCTCCGACGCCGGGCTCCCGGCGCGCCCGGAGCTGTACGAGCCCGCCGACTTCACCATCGAGGGCGGATTCCGGGCGGCCAAGCAGATCCTCGGCCGTCCCGGCGCGCATCCGACGGCCATCTTCGCGGCATCGGACGAGATGGCGATCGGAGCCCTCCTCGCCGCCCGCGAGCTCGGCTACCGCGTGCCCGAGGACCTCTCGGTCATCGGCATCGACGGTCACGAGTTGGGCGAGTTCTTCCGCCTCACCACGGTCGACCAGTTCCCGCTCGGCCAGGGCGAGCGCGCGGCCGATGCGATCCTGGCCGAGCTGGAGGCATCCGCCGGCGAGCGCGCGGCCCGATCCGATCTGCCGTTCGAGCTCATCGTGCGCGGCTCGACGGCGCGGCTGCAGGGCTGAGCCCGGGCTCGGCGCGCTTCGTCCCGGTCCCTGCGCTCGCTCGCGCGACAACCGGGAATGGCGGAGTCGCGGTCGTCGAGCGAGCGAAGCGAGACGAAACGCCCCGAACCCGCGGCCCAGGCCGTCCCGGATAGGCTCGACCGCATGACGATCGACCTCGAGGCCCTGTACATCGACCTGCATCGGCATCCCGAGCTGTCGTTCCAGGAGACCCGCACGGCGGGCGTCGTCACTCAGCGCCTCGCCGAGCTCGGCCTCGAGTTCGAGGAGGGCATCGGCCGCACCGGCGTCGTGACCGTCATCCGCAACCCTTCGTCCAGCGCAGGCGAGTCCGGCGAGGGCCCGGTCGTATGGCTGCGCGCCGACATGGACGGCCTTCCGGTCGAGGAGCGCACGGGCCTCGCCTACGCCTCCACCGCCCGGGGCGTCGACCCCGCCGGAACGGACGTGCCCGTCATGCACGCGTGCGGTCACGACATGCACGTGACGTGCCTGCTCGGAGCGCTCGAGAAGCTGGTCCAGACCAAGGACGAGTGGGCCGGCACCGTCGTCGCCGTCTTCCAGCCCGCCGAGGAGTACGGCGCGGGCGCCCAGGCGATGATCGCCGACGGCGTGATGGACCGCTTCCCCCGGCCCGACATCGTGCTCGGCCAGCACCTCACGCCGCTTCCCGCCGGCACGATCGGCGTGCGATCCGGCACGCAGATGGCCGCCTCCGACGGGCTCACGGTCATGCTGTACGGGCGCGGCGGCCACGGCTCGCGCCCGCACTCGACGATCGACCCCGTCGTCATGGCGGCGGCGACCGTCATGCGCCTTCAGACGATCGTCTCGCGCGAGGTCGACCCCCGCGACGTCGCCGTCGTGACGGTCGGCTCCATCCACGCGGGGTTGAAGAACAACATCATCCCGGCCGAGGCGAAGCTCGAGCTGAGCCTGCGCTACCCCGACGACGAAGCTCGCGAGCGCGTGCTCGAGAAGGTCGAGCGCGTGATCCGCGCGGAGGCCGCGGCATCCGGCTCCGAGCAGGAGCCCGTCATCACGACCGACCACACCCTCCCGCCGACCATCAACGACATCCACGCGACGGCTCAGCTGACGCTCGCCTTCGACGACGCGTTCGGGCAGGGCACGGTCGTCGACCCCGGCATGTTCACGGGATCGGAGGACGTCTCGTGGTTCGCCCGCGAGGCCGGCGTCCCCCTCGTCTACTGGTTCTGGGGCGGCGTCGATCCGCAGGCGTACGCCGAGGCATCCGCGGCGGGCACGCTCGAGCGCGACATCCCCACGAACCACTCGCCGTTCTTCGCGCCCGTGCTGCAGCCGACGATCGAGCGGGGCGTGGACGCCCTGGTCGTGGCGGCGCGCGAATTCCTCGGCGACCGCCGCACGGCCTGATCCGAGGCGTGAGGAAAGCGTAAGGATGCCCGCCTCGATGCGTCCTCACGGTTTCCGTACGAGTAACATCGCCCGCCGTGACGAACGATAGTCGCGAGCCCGGCTCGGCGGAGTCGCCCATCGCGAAACGCATCCTCCTGGGCGATCCGCTGTCGACGGCGGCCGCCGACGAGCACCTCCTTCCCAAGAAGATGGCGCTGCCGATCTTCGCGTCGGATGCCCTGTCGTCCGTGGCCTACGCGCCGCAGGAGCTGCTGATGATCCTGCTCACCGGGGGACTGGCGTTCCTCGCGTTCAGCCCCTGGATCGCGGCGGCGGTCGTGGTGCTGCTCATCGTCGTCGTCGTGAGCTACCGCCAGCTCATCAAGGCGTATCCCTCCGGCGGCGGCGACTACGAGGTGGCGCGCACCAACCTCGGCGAGGTCCCCGGCGTCGTGGTGGCATCCGCACTGCTGGTGGACTACGTCCTGACCGTGGCGGTGTCGGTCTCCTCGGGCGTCGACAACATCATCTCGGCGCTTCCCTTCCTCGCCCCTGGGCGGGTCGAGCTCGCGGTCGCCTTCGTCGTCCTGATCGTCATCGTGAACCTCCGCGGCGTCCGCGAGGCGTCGCTCGTCTTCGCGATCCCGACCTACGTCTTCATCGGCTCGGTCGTGGTGATGATCGCCGTCGGGCTGTTCCAGACGGCGATCGGCGATCCTCCCGTCGCCTCCAGCGCCGAATT
This region includes:
- a CDS encoding amidohydrolase codes for the protein MTIDLEALYIDLHRHPELSFQETRTAGVVTQRLAELGLEFEEGIGRTGVVTVIRNPSSSAGESGEGPVVWLRADMDGLPVEERTGLAYASTARGVDPAGTDVPVMHACGHDMHVTCLLGALEKLVQTKDEWAGTVVAVFQPAEEYGAGAQAMIADGVMDRFPRPDIVLGQHLTPLPAGTIGVRSGTQMAASDGLTVMLYGRGGHGSRPHSTIDPVVMAAATVMRLQTIVSREVDPRDVAVVTVGSIHAGLKNNIIPAEAKLELSLRYPDDEARERVLEKVERVIRAEAAASGSEQEPVITTDHTLPPTINDIHATAQLTLAFDDAFGQGTVVDPGMFTGSEDVSWFAREAGVPLVYWFWGGVDPQAYAEASAAGTLERDIPTNHSPFFAPVLQPTIERGVDALVVAAREFLGDRRTA